A DNA window from Sulfitobacter noctilucicola contains the following coding sequences:
- a CDS encoding OmpA family protein — MKIAWLVIACVLASPAAALDLTLPSTARQTVTRDTSPDVYEAPVGVFENGQVPTIKIEGDVRRAAWKLNSPGLTPFQVMRPLRSQLIEAGFEIALDCRATACGGFDFRFATETLPGPNMYVNIRAFQFVTGIKTSESEVSQVVTLLASTSAASAFVQIIQAGEVGSEEPQVDATGALPTAPLGEDGGDFVTRLLARGHTVLTDLDFETGKSALGSGPFRSLEMLSEYLQANPQMRIAVVGHTDATGALDTNITISRSRARSVRQRLINAYKIDPARLDAEGMGYLAPVASNLDPAGREANRRVEIVLLGSS; from the coding sequence ATGAAAATTGCGTGGCTGGTGATTGCATGTGTTCTTGCCAGCCCCGCTGCTGCGCTGGATCTGACGTTGCCGTCTACCGCGCGACAGACTGTGACCCGCGACACCTCGCCTGACGTCTATGAAGCACCCGTAGGTGTGTTTGAAAACGGCCAGGTCCCTACAATCAAGATCGAAGGCGACGTGCGCCGGGCGGCATGGAAGCTGAACTCTCCCGGATTGACGCCATTTCAGGTGATGCGCCCTCTGCGAAGCCAGCTGATCGAAGCGGGGTTCGAAATTGCTCTGGATTGTCGGGCCACTGCTTGTGGAGGCTTTGACTTTCGGTTTGCGACTGAAACGCTTCCCGGTCCGAATATGTATGTCAATATTCGTGCATTTCAGTTTGTCACCGGCATCAAGACCTCAGAGAGTGAGGTGTCACAGGTCGTCACGCTGCTGGCCAGTACTTCAGCGGCGTCGGCCTTTGTTCAGATCATTCAAGCCGGTGAGGTCGGGTCAGAGGAGCCGCAGGTCGATGCAACCGGCGCATTGCCTACGGCTCCTCTGGGTGAAGACGGCGGCGACTTTGTCACGCGATTGCTTGCGCGCGGACATACGGTTCTGACTGATCTGGATTTCGAAACCGGCAAATCGGCGCTGGGCTCCGGACCGTTTCGTTCACTTGAGATGCTGTCGGAATACTTGCAGGCAAACCCGCAGATGCGCATTGCGGTGGTCGGGCATACCGATGCAACAGGTGCCCTTGATACAAATATTACGATTTCACGGTCGCGTGCCAGATCAGTTCGCCAGCGGCTCATCAATGCTTACAAAATCGATCCCGCCCGGTTGGATGCGGAAGGTATGGGATATCTCGCGCCGGTAGCCAGCAATCTGGACCCTGCAGGGCGCGAGGCGAACAGGCGCGTTGAGATCGTATTGTTGGGATCGTCCTGA
- a CDS encoding peroxidase-related enzyme (This protein belongs to a clade of uncharacterized proteins related to peroxidases such as the alkylhydroperoxidase AhpD.): MAEDMPTALDLPMMDPLPEETQKYFDICQEKLGMVPNVLRAYAFNAEKLNSFTAMYNDLMLADSSLSKLEREMIAVAVSSVNKCFYCLVAHGAAVRALSGDPALGEAIAMNYKVAKITPTQRAMLDFAVQMTRESASIEEADRQVLRDAGFSDRDIWDIANVAGFFNMTNRVASATDMRPNAEYHAQAR, encoded by the coding sequence ATGGCCGAAGACATGCCTACCGCCCTAGACCTACCAATGATGGATCCGCTGCCTGAAGAAACGCAGAAATACTTTGACATTTGTCAGGAAAAGCTCGGCATGGTGCCCAATGTCCTGCGCGCCTATGCTTTTAATGCAGAAAAGCTGAACAGCTTTACAGCGATGTATAACGATCTGATGTTGGCTGACAGCTCGTTGAGCAAGCTGGAGCGGGAAATGATCGCTGTCGCGGTATCCTCGGTCAACAAGTGCTTTTACTGTTTGGTTGCGCATGGTGCAGCTGTACGTGCTTTGTCGGGTGATCCGGCGTTGGGCGAAGCAATTGCGATGAACTACAAGGTGGCGAAAATCACGCCAACGCAACGTGCGATGCTGGATTTTGCCGTTCAGATGACCCGTGAAAGTGCCAGCATTGAAGAAGCAGATCGGCAGGTGCTGCGGGATGCGGGCTTTAGCGATCGTGACATCTGGGATATCGCCAATGTCGCGGGATTCTTCAATATGACGAATAGGGTGGCAAGCGCTACTGACATGCGGCCAAACGCCGAATATCACGCGCAAGCCAGATGA
- a CDS encoding Hint domain-containing protein, whose product MPFIYLYSPSDFVSALPIEEGAAAAGTPVYTLQLRPDAEPTLVEITDDDAVFDEVDATQSLTNDINLDGATYTAGTSINTAYDLISSTGHKVTSFHFGGDGYQQGAVDGIASTVPLVPGQSYTFQTERTSHQQNNQYTDYTACFTQYTPIDTPVGPVNAGTLCQGDLVITMDHGVQRVRGVLSQDVAAEGAMAPVVFAPGSIGNREEIIVSQQHRMLLSGPRAELLFGDPEVLIPAVYLAEHGMGELRCGGMVRYIHLVFDQHEIVFSNGTPSESFLLSDQSHLPPDIRTELVSLFPDFCAEDAELQAARLCLRRHEAHAMIA is encoded by the coding sequence GTGCCTTTTATCTATTTATACAGTCCAAGTGATTTTGTTTCCGCCCTCCCTATCGAAGAAGGTGCCGCGGCAGCAGGGACGCCGGTCTACACGTTGCAGTTACGCCCTGATGCCGAACCAACCTTGGTCGAGATCACGGATGACGATGCTGTATTTGACGAAGTTGATGCCACCCAATCTTTGACCAATGACATCAATCTGGATGGCGCGACCTATACCGCTGGCACAAGCATCAACACCGCTTATGACCTGATCAGCAGCACCGGTCACAAGGTGACCTCATTCCATTTCGGAGGAGACGGTTACCAGCAGGGCGCGGTAGATGGCATCGCCTCGACTGTGCCGCTGGTTCCCGGGCAATCCTATACGTTTCAGACGGAACGGACGTCGCATCAGCAGAATAACCAATACACCGACTACACGGCCTGTTTTACCCAATATACGCCGATTGATACCCCTGTAGGGCCGGTGAATGCAGGGACGCTTTGCCAAGGGGATCTGGTGATAACGATGGATCATGGGGTCCAGCGGGTGCGCGGTGTGCTTTCACAGGATGTTGCGGCTGAAGGTGCTATGGCACCTGTCGTCTTTGCGCCCGGCAGTATCGGCAATCGCGAAGAAATCATCGTGTCACAACAGCACAGAATGCTATTGTCCGGCCCCCGTGCAGAACTGTTGTTCGGGGATCCGGAGGTTTTGATACCTGCGGTGTATCTGGCTGAACATGGGATGGGCGAGCTGCGCTGCGGCGGCATGGTCCGCTACATTCATCTGGTGTTTGACCAGCACGAGATCGTTTTCTCAAACGGTACGCCGAGCGAATCTTTCCTGCTTTCAGACCAATCCCATTTGCCACCTGATATCCGCACCGAGCTTGTCAGCTTGTTCCCGGATTTTTGCGCAGAGGATGCTGAGCTTCAGGCGGCGCGCCTGTGTTTGCGCCGCCATGAAGCCCATGCAATGATTGCCTAA
- a CDS encoding LysR family transcriptional regulator, with product MDRLTEMEAFATVVDQGGFTDAAKKMGISKSAVSKHVSSLEARLGARLLNRTTRRVSPTEIGLAYYDRARRVLNDAGEADALVTSMQSAPSGLLRISVATDFGVNHLSPVLSEFLSDFPDITVNMVLNNRYVELISEGFDMAVRIGELEDSTLRARKLTETTKRMIASPKYFEQYGRPDKIDDLNDHKLLHYSNQSSGNVWKLTAPSGEKRQVRTAGWLSVNDGQSLLNAAISGLGIAYLPSFLYSEAMEKGLVEDAIPELPLETQGIYAVYPPGRFTQPKVRAFIDFLVHAFAEKGPSDW from the coding sequence ATGGACCGCCTGACAGAAATGGAAGCTTTCGCCACCGTGGTGGACCAAGGAGGCTTTACCGATGCTGCCAAAAAGATGGGGATTTCCAAGTCCGCCGTTTCAAAACACGTGTCCTCCCTTGAGGCGCGGTTGGGCGCCCGCCTGCTGAACCGCACCACGCGCCGCGTCAGTCCGACCGAGATTGGTCTTGCTTATTATGACCGCGCCCGCCGCGTTCTGAATGACGCCGGCGAAGCCGATGCACTGGTCACATCCATGCAGTCCGCCCCCTCAGGTCTTTTGCGTATATCGGTCGCCACCGACTTTGGCGTAAACCACCTGTCGCCGGTTTTGTCCGAATTCTTATCAGATTTCCCGGACATCACCGTGAACATGGTTTTGAACAACCGGTATGTTGAGCTGATCAGCGAAGGCTTTGATATGGCCGTACGGATCGGAGAGCTGGAAGACAGCACACTGCGCGCCCGTAAGCTGACGGAAACGACCAAACGAATGATCGCCAGCCCGAAATATTTCGAACAGTATGGCCGCCCTGACAAAATCGACGATCTTAATGATCACAAACTGCTGCATTACTCGAACCAATCGAGTGGTAATGTCTGGAAGCTGACGGCACCTTCGGGCGAAAAACGTCAGGTTCGCACGGCAGGCTGGCTTTCGGTGAATGACGGACAAAGCCTGCTTAATGCAGCGATATCCGGCCTCGGCATCGCGTACCTTCCCAGCTTCCTCTACTCCGAAGCGATGGAAAAAGGGCTGGTTGAGGATGCAATTCCCGAATTACCGCTAGAGACCCAAGGTATCTATGCTGTTTACCCGCCCGGCCGCTTCACTCAGCCCAAAGTCCGCGCATTTATTGATTTTCTGGTCCATGCCTTTGCCGAAAAAGGCCCTAGCGACTGGTAA
- a CDS encoding NADPH-dependent 2,4-dienoyl-CoA reductase yields MSSYPHLLAPLDLGFTTLKNRVLMGSMHTGLEETKDWNRVAEFYAARARGEVGLMVTGGIGPNPEGSVAHGAAMMVSDEDVKNHSVVTKRVHEAGGKIAMQILHAGRYAFSPDCVAPSAIKSPISMFAPKELDEEGIEKQIADIAACAGRAKEAGYDGVEVMGSEGYFLNQFLVTHTNKREDRWGGSYENRMRLPIEVVKRVRETVGDDFIIIYRLSMIDLVPNGSTYEEVAQLAQEIEKAGATIINTGIGWHEARIPTIATSVPRAAFAWVTKKLMGKVGIPLITSNRINTPEVGEEVLADGCADMVSLARPMLADPDFVKKAMEGHAAQIAPCIACNQACLDHTFGGKISSCLVNPRACYETELKLEPVDTAKTIAVVGAGPAGLSSALAAAERGHKVTVFDRASEIGGQLNLAKQVAGKEEFWGFVDWYRTMVKEKGVTVKLDTEVSANDLDGFDEVIIATGVIPRDPQIPGQNSGNVVSYIDVLNGTAEVGQKVAVIGAGGIGFDVSEHLVHDGESTTLNLPEWMKEWGVADPAEHRAGLAPEGPQPHKAAREVTMLQRKTTKVGKGLGKTTGWIHRASLTMKEVKMIAGVNYEKIDADGLHISFGEARENPTLIEADTIVLCAGQLSDRSLADALEAKGKTCHVIGGADVAAELDAKRAIDQGTRLAAAL; encoded by the coding sequence ATGTCCAGCTATCCACACCTTCTCGCCCCGCTCGATCTCGGGTTCACAACCCTGAAAAACCGCGTGCTGATGGGATCAATGCACACCGGTCTGGAAGAAACAAAAGACTGGAACAGAGTAGCGGAATTCTATGCGGCACGTGCCCGCGGTGAAGTCGGTCTGATGGTCACAGGCGGCATCGGACCCAACCCCGAAGGGTCAGTTGCGCACGGTGCCGCGATGATGGTGTCCGACGAAGACGTCAAAAACCACAGTGTAGTCACCAAGCGCGTGCACGAAGCAGGCGGCAAAATCGCTATGCAGATCCTGCACGCTGGCCGTTACGCCTTTTCTCCAGATTGCGTCGCCCCTTCTGCGATCAAATCGCCTATCTCTATGTTTGCACCGAAAGAGCTGGACGAGGAAGGCATCGAAAAGCAGATCGCAGACATCGCCGCCTGTGCGGGCCGCGCCAAAGAGGCAGGATACGATGGGGTCGAAGTGATGGGGTCCGAGGGGTATTTCCTCAACCAGTTCCTTGTCACCCACACCAACAAGCGCGAAGACCGCTGGGGCGGATCCTACGAAAACCGGATGCGACTTCCGATCGAGGTCGTGAAACGCGTGCGCGAAACCGTGGGCGACGACTTTATCATCATCTACCGCCTGTCGATGATCGATCTGGTGCCAAACGGCTCGACCTACGAAGAGGTCGCGCAGCTGGCCCAAGAAATTGAAAAAGCGGGTGCCACCATCATCAACACCGGTATCGGATGGCACGAAGCGCGCATCCCAACCATTGCGACATCCGTTCCGCGTGCAGCGTTTGCATGGGTGACCAAAAAGCTGATGGGTAAGGTTGGCATCCCGCTGATCACGTCCAACCGGATCAACACACCGGAAGTTGGCGAAGAGGTGCTGGCAGATGGGTGTGCCGATATGGTTAGCCTCGCCCGACCAATGCTGGCTGATCCCGACTTTGTAAAAAAGGCAATGGAAGGTCATGCGGCCCAGATTGCGCCCTGCATTGCTTGCAACCAAGCCTGCCTTGATCACACATTCGGCGGTAAAATATCCTCCTGCCTCGTCAATCCCCGCGCCTGCTATGAGACTGAGCTGAAGCTTGAACCTGTCGACACCGCAAAAACCATCGCGGTTGTGGGAGCGGGCCCTGCGGGCCTTTCCTCAGCTTTGGCCGCGGCGGAACGCGGGCACAAGGTGACTGTCTTTGATCGCGCATCTGAGATCGGCGGTCAGCTGAACCTCGCCAAGCAGGTCGCTGGCAAAGAAGAATTCTGGGGATTCGTTGACTGGTACCGAACGATGGTCAAAGAAAAGGGTGTTACCGTAAAGCTTGATACCGAGGTCAGCGCCAACGATCTGGACGGTTTTGACGAAGTGATCATCGCCACCGGCGTGATCCCTCGTGATCCGCAAATTCCGGGTCAGAATTCAGGGAACGTCGTCAGCTATATCGACGTACTGAATGGCACGGCCGAAGTAGGACAGAAGGTCGCCGTTATCGGCGCTGGCGGGATCGGTTTCGACGTTTCCGAACACCTTGTTCATGATGGCGAAAGCACCACACTGAACCTGCCGGAGTGGATGAAGGAATGGGGCGTGGCCGACCCTGCCGAGCATCGCGCCGGTCTGGCACCGGAAGGTCCGCAGCCACACAAGGCTGCACGTGAAGTCACGATGCTACAGCGGAAAACCACAAAAGTGGGCAAGGGTCTGGGCAAAACAACCGGCTGGATTCACCGCGCCTCTTTGACGATGAAAGAGGTCAAGATGATAGCTGGCGTCAACTACGAGAAAATTGACGCAGACGGATTGCACATCAGCTTTGGCGAAGCGCGTGAGAACCCGACGCTGATCGAAGCCGATACAATCGTTCTTTGTGCCGGCCAGCTGTCTGACCGGTCACTTGCGGACGCGTTGGAAGCCAAGGGCAAGACGTGTCATGTAATTGGTGGCGCAGACGTCGCGGCAGAACTGGACGCTAAACGCGCGATTGATCAGGGCACCCGTCTGGCCGCTGCGCTTTAG
- the nth gene encoding endonuclease III, giving the protein MAKQLDYHTIREIFTRFQAADPEPKGELDHVNVYTLVVAVALSAQATDAGVNKATKALFQIADTPQKMLDLGLEGLTEHIKTIGLFRQKAKNVMKLSQILVDEYGGEVPNSRAALIGLPGVGRKTANVVLNMWWSFPAQAVDTHIFRLGNRSGIAPGKTVDAVERAIEDNVPADQQLHAHHWMILHGRYHCKARKPQCPTCIIKDLCAFEHKTTLS; this is encoded by the coding sequence TCAGGCGGCAGACCCCGAACCCAAAGGGGAGCTGGATCACGTCAACGTCTATACGCTTGTTGTCGCCGTTGCGCTCTCTGCGCAAGCAACCGATGCTGGTGTGAACAAGGCGACAAAAGCACTTTTCCAGATCGCAGACACACCGCAAAAGATGCTCGATCTCGGCCTCGAAGGGCTGACCGAACACATCAAGACGATTGGCTTGTTCCGGCAGAAAGCCAAGAACGTGATGAAGCTGAGCCAAATCCTCGTTGATGAGTACGGAGGCGAGGTTCCTAACTCACGCGCTGCGCTGATCGGACTGCCCGGCGTGGGTCGCAAGACCGCCAATGTCGTACTGAATATGTGGTGGAGCTTTCCTGCGCAGGCGGTCGATACGCATATCTTCCGGCTTGGCAACCGTAGCGGCATCGCCCCTGGCAAAACCGTAGATGCGGTAGAGCGTGCCATCGAGGACAACGTGCCTGCCGACCAGCAATTGCACGCGCATCACTGGATGATCTTGCACGGCCGCTATCACTGCAAAGCCCGCAAACCCCAATGCCCCACATGTATCATCAAAGACCTTTGCGCCTTTGAGCACAAAACAACTCTTTCTTAA
- a CDS encoding competence/damage-inducible protein A produces the protein MSNPTAAMIVIGDEILSGRTRDSNMHHLAGQLTEAGIDLKEVRVIGDEHGTIIAAVQAMSKVYDYVFTSGGIGPTHDDITADCIAAAFNANIDVRDDAREILAEHYARSGTELNAARLRMARIPDGAALIDNPVSAAPGFKLENVHVMAGVPSVFQAMVASVIPTLTGGAPLISKTLRIERGEGDIAGPLGQLAESYPLLSMGSYPFQKDGRYGAHIVIRGNDDEQIDAALAELEAAFQ, from the coding sequence TTGTCCAACCCCACAGCCGCGATGATTGTTATCGGTGACGAAATCCTTTCAGGGCGTACGCGCGACAGCAACATGCACCACCTCGCGGGGCAGCTGACCGAAGCTGGTATCGACCTCAAGGAAGTGCGCGTTATCGGGGATGAGCACGGCACGATTATTGCGGCAGTGCAGGCGATGTCAAAAGTCTATGACTATGTCTTTACCAGCGGCGGGATCGGCCCGACCCATGATGATATTACGGCTGACTGTATCGCAGCCGCATTCAACGCGAATATTGATGTGCGCGACGATGCCCGCGAGATTTTGGCGGAGCATTATGCCAGATCAGGGACCGAACTGAACGCAGCCCGTTTGCGCATGGCGCGCATCCCGGATGGCGCGGCCCTGATCGACAATCCCGTCTCTGCCGCACCGGGCTTCAAGCTTGAGAATGTGCATGTAATGGCCGGTGTGCCATCGGTGTTTCAGGCCATGGTTGCGTCAGTCATCCCGACGCTCACCGGCGGCGCGCCCCTGATCAGCAAGACATTGCGGATCGAACGTGGTGAAGGGGACATTGCCGGTCCGCTTGGCCAGTTGGCCGAAAGCTATCCTTTGTTGTCGATGGGGTCTTATCCTTTCCAGAAAGACGGCAGGTACGGTGCCCATATCGTCATTCGCGGCAATGATGATGAACAGATTGACGCAGCACTCGCAGAACTTGAGGCCGCGTTCCAATGA
- a CDS encoding zinc transporter ZntB codes for MAICVFDISANGTASVPTDSDLTGNGRYRWWHYDMTDPEFAGWVTSHLPPIPAGALLQAETRPRCDTYNDGLMLNLRGINMNKDAVADEMISLRLWVADDVLITVRRRKVFAVDAIRAACEAGNAPKDPATFLEWLVDGLTTRVENHIDTIEQLTDFYETDLEDTDTLPPRDLPVTRRSIIRLRRYLEPQRHALAKLAAINLPIMPEPNAMQLREIANRSTIAVEELDELRDRLTSIQGEHDNHVAQRQARHSYVLSVAAALFLPLSFITGLFGVNLAGMIGADHPHAFAILCLSMLGLSVAMVAILRWIRWI; via the coding sequence ATGGCCATATGTGTTTTCGATATCTCCGCTAACGGCACCGCGTCTGTCCCAACAGATAGCGATTTGACTGGAAACGGTAGGTATCGCTGGTGGCACTACGATATGACGGACCCGGAATTTGCCGGTTGGGTTACGTCACATCTGCCCCCGATCCCCGCAGGTGCTTTGCTTCAAGCCGAGACACGCCCGCGTTGCGACACCTATAATGACGGGCTGATGCTGAACCTGCGCGGCATTAACATGAACAAAGATGCCGTAGCAGACGAGATGATTTCGCTGCGCCTCTGGGTTGCCGACGATGTCCTGATTACCGTCCGCCGCCGCAAGGTGTTTGCCGTCGATGCCATCCGCGCGGCTTGCGAGGCGGGCAACGCGCCCAAAGATCCTGCGACCTTTCTTGAATGGCTTGTGGACGGGCTGACCACACGGGTTGAAAACCACATTGATACGATTGAGCAGCTGACCGATTTCTACGAAACAGATCTGGAAGACACCGACACACTGCCCCCGCGCGACCTGCCGGTTACCAGACGCAGCATCATTCGCCTGCGCCGCTATCTTGAACCGCAACGGCATGCGCTGGCCAAGCTGGCAGCGATCAACCTACCGATTATGCCTGAGCCAAATGCGATGCAGCTGCGCGAAATTGCGAACCGGTCCACCATAGCCGTGGAAGAGCTGGACGAGCTTCGCGACCGGCTGACTTCTATACAGGGCGAGCATGACAATCACGTTGCGCAAAGACAGGCGCGCCACTCTTATGTCCTGTCCGTCGCGGCGGCCTTGTTTCTGCCGCTAAGCTTTATCACCGGCCTTTTCGGGGTGAACCTTGCCGGAATGATCGGGGCTGACCACCCGCATGCGTTTGCCATCCTTTGCCTGTCCATGCTGGGCCTCAGCGTTGCTATGGTGGCTATCCTGCGCTGGATCAGGTGGATCTGA
- a CDS encoding GNAT family N-acetyltransferase has translation MTPSVTRLYEVCEHTWPAAREWTSGAFTLRDGQGGGKRVSAATAIKDASEQDIAGAEQAMKAIGQTPLFMIREGEEALDALLEARGYQVIDPVILYTLPIEKLTDVPIPRVTAFNLWEPLAIMREIWAAGGVGPARIAVMERAKVKTAILSRWNEKPGGVAFAAVHDHVCMVHAVEVLPHQRRQGVAQWMMRRAAFWGKSQGATHLSVLCVEQNEGANALYRALGFCEVGRYHYRIRPE, from the coding sequence ATGACCCCATCCGTTACCCGTCTTTATGAGGTCTGCGAGCATACCTGGCCTGCGGCGCGGGAGTGGACCTCAGGTGCATTCACACTGCGCGACGGCCAAGGCGGCGGGAAGAGGGTGTCGGCAGCTACCGCGATAAAGGATGCGTCAGAACAAGACATTGCGGGTGCCGAGCAGGCGATGAAAGCTATCGGGCAGACCCCGCTGTTCATGATAAGGGAGGGCGAGGAGGCCCTTGATGCCCTGTTGGAGGCGCGAGGGTATCAGGTGATTGATCCCGTTATTCTATATACCCTGCCAATAGAAAAACTGACCGATGTACCGATCCCGCGTGTGACCGCATTTAATCTGTGGGAACCTTTGGCGATTATGAGAGAGATTTGGGCAGCGGGGGGCGTGGGGCCTGCGCGTATCGCCGTGATGGAGCGCGCCAAGGTCAAGACCGCGATCCTGTCGCGCTGGAACGAAAAACCCGGCGGCGTTGCCTTTGCCGCTGTGCATGATCACGTTTGTATGGTGCATGCGGTTGAAGTGTTGCCGCATCAGCGCCGTCAGGGTGTGGCCCAATGGATGATGCGCCGCGCGGCCTTTTGGGGCAAATCACAAGGGGCCACGCATCTTTCCGTGCTTTGCGTTGAGCAGAACGAAGGTGCGAACGCGCTTTATCGTGCATTGGGTTTCTGCGAAGTTGGGCGCTATCACTACCGCATACGACCTGAATAA
- a CDS encoding adenosine kinase, whose protein sequence is MKTYDLVGIGNAVVDVITQTDDNFLANMGIEKGIMQLIEQDRGEVLYGAMNERVQTPGGSVANTIAGAGALGLETAFIGRVRNDALGEFYASAMADHGIDFVNPPVADGETPTSRSMIFVTPDGERSMNTYLGISTGLSSADVSADVAGNAKMMFLEGYLFDQDAGKTAFREAARATTAGGGMAGIAISDPFCVERHRADFLSLIKNDLGYVIGNEAELKSLFETDDFEAALSKTADICPIVVATRSGKGVSLIKDGTRVDVPVKAVTPVDATGAGDQFAAGFLFGLAKGYDLEVCGRMGNLCAGEVISHIGPRPQRDMREAFKNEGLL, encoded by the coding sequence ATGAAAACCTATGACCTTGTTGGCATCGGCAACGCCGTTGTGGATGTGATCACTCAAACGGACGACAACTTTCTAGCCAATATGGGCATCGAAAAGGGCATCATGCAGCTGATCGAACAGGATCGCGGTGAAGTGCTTTATGGTGCCATGAACGAACGGGTCCAGACGCCCGGCGGATCGGTTGCCAATACCATCGCGGGTGCCGGTGCGCTTGGGCTGGAGACCGCCTTCATCGGACGTGTTCGTAACGATGCGCTAGGTGAATTTTACGCAAGTGCGATGGCCGATCATGGCATCGATTTTGTGAACCCGCCCGTGGCCGATGGGGAAACGCCCACCTCGCGCAGCATGATCTTTGTCACGCCCGACGGTGAGCGTTCGATGAACACCTATCTGGGCATTTCAACAGGTCTGTCTTCGGCGGATGTATCTGCGGACGTGGCGGGCAACGCCAAGATGATGTTCCTTGAAGGGTATTTGTTTGATCAGGACGCAGGCAAAACCGCCTTCCGCGAGGCCGCGCGTGCCACAACAGCAGGTGGTGGCATGGCAGGGATCGCGATTTCCGATCCCTTCTGCGTTGAACGCCACCGCGCCGATTTCCTGTCGCTGATCAAAAATGATCTGGGCTATGTCATTGGCAACGAGGCCGAGCTGAAATCCCTGTTTGAGACCGACGACTTTGAAGCCGCTCTGTCCAAGACCGCAGATATTTGCCCGATTGTTGTCGCCACACGCTCTGGCAAGGGCGTCAGCCTGATAAAGGATGGCACACGCGTTGATGTACCCGTCAAAGCAGTGACTCCAGTTGATGCGACAGGAGCAGGCGACCAGTTTGCCGCCGGCTTCCTATTTGGTTTGGCAAAGGGCTATGACCTTGAGGTCTGCGGCCGCATGGGCAACTTGTGTGCAGGCGAAGTCATCAGCCACATCGGCCCGCGCCCCCAGCGCGATATGCGAGAGGCCTTCAAGAATGAGGGGCTTCTGTAA
- a CDS encoding GNAT family N-acetyltransferase — protein MLANGLHDVPAGKVAMVVTHLEMTAPPQLRPAALPAGVTLRQVTPDLGWYRDVFDRVGTPWLWYSRRTLDDRALMAVLNNPEVALFTLTKDGVDEALLELDFRQHGECELAYFGLTKTLIGSGAGRYLMNEAICRAWAAEIKRFHVHTCTIDSQQALSFYQRSGFTPYKQQVEIDDDPRLTGVLPESAAPHFPSIR, from the coding sequence ATGCTTGCAAACGGTCTGCATGATGTGCCTGCGGGCAAGGTCGCGATGGTGGTCACCCATCTTGAAATGACAGCCCCTCCGCAACTCCGGCCTGCTGCCCTACCCGCCGGTGTCACCTTGCGACAGGTTACGCCCGACCTTGGTTGGTACCGCGATGTCTTTGACCGCGTGGGCACCCCTTGGCTCTGGTACAGCAGGCGCACACTGGACGATCGCGCGCTCATGGCCGTTTTGAACAATCCCGAGGTCGCGCTTTTCACATTGACCAAAGATGGCGTGGACGAAGCCTTGTTGGAACTAGATTTTAGACAACACGGCGAATGCGAACTTGCTTACTTCGGCCTCACAAAAACGCTGATAGGATCAGGTGCCGGACGCTATCTCATGAACGAAGCCATCTGCCGCGCTTGGGCGGCCGAGATCAAACGCTTTCACGTCCACACCTGCACCATCGACAGCCAGCAGGCGCTCAGTTTTTATCAGCGCAGCGGTTTTACACCGTATAAGCAACAGGTCGAAATTGACGATGATCCACGTTTGACTGGCGTTCTGCCAGAAAGCGCCGCCCCGCATTTCCCTTCGATCCGCTAG
- a CDS encoding RNA pyrophosphohydrolase, producing the protein MTPEEISKLPYRPCAGVMLLNAEGLVFVGQRKDRYTEAWQMPQGGIDKGEDPQEAALRELEEETGVSRDLVTVLAETSGWVPYELPHDLVPQLWKGRYRGQEQKWFLLRFEGTDGQVNIETEHQEFSAWKWMPVSELLDSIVPFKRSVYEAVLAEFEGHL; encoded by the coding sequence ATGACACCCGAAGAGATTAGCAAACTACCCTATCGCCCCTGCGCGGGTGTGATGCTTTTGAATGCGGAAGGCCTGGTCTTTGTCGGCCAGCGCAAGGACCGCTACACCGAAGCCTGGCAAATGCCGCAGGGTGGGATCGACAAGGGCGAAGACCCGCAAGAAGCCGCGCTGCGCGAGCTGGAAGAAGAAACCGGCGTGAGCCGTGACCTTGTGACCGTGTTGGCCGAGACATCGGGCTGGGTGCCCTACGAACTGCCGCACGATCTGGTACCGCAGTTGTGGAAAGGCAGATATCGCGGACAGGAGCAGAAATGGTTTCTTCTGCGGTTCGAAGGCACTGATGGACAGGTGAATATCGAAACAGAACACCAGGAATTCTCGGCGTGGAAATGGATGCCTGTGTCTGAGCTTCTGGATTCTATCGTGCCTTTCAAGCGCTCGGTCTATGAAGCGGTGCTTGCTGAATTCGAAGGCCATTTGTGA